Proteins encoded by one window of Mycobacteriales bacterium:
- a CDS encoding permease, with amino-acid sequence MSVLDTIGRGLDEAFFMVWATLWALVLGFGLSGAVQAFVSRAEMQRALGNHRPLTVVKAGLFGAISSSCSYAASALAKTLFARGADFTSAMVFMVASTNLVVELGIVLWLLIGWKFAVAEFVGGTIMIVLLAILLPRVVPPAWLEQARARLNEAGAGGHEHHGEPETATVVQPWRARIRSRAGWSDAAGYTISDLTMLRRELFVGFLVAGFLATLVPNHVWQSLFLTGHGIGSSAENVVLGPFLAIISFVCSIGNVPLAAALWKGGISFGGVVSFVFADLISLPLLLIYRRYYGSRLTLRVLAAFWLVMSVAGLATEYLFKAIRIAPSVHPKAIVDTAFHWDYTTILDIIALAAFAGIYWLYRHRDSAGGSYAKDVVCGMQVETVHAPARTSHSGKLFLFCSDRCRDRFTANPDRYAAGTAAGPMTDPGTTIDPVCGMHLDPKQAHWQLTYGGGCYPFCSAGCRDAFTADPSRFVLPKGPQRH; translated from the coding sequence ATGAGCGTCCTCGATACGATCGGGCGGGGACTCGACGAGGCCTTCTTCATGGTCTGGGCGACCCTGTGGGCCCTGGTGCTGGGTTTCGGTCTTTCGGGTGCGGTGCAGGCGTTCGTCTCCCGGGCTGAGATGCAGCGGGCATTGGGAAATCACCGGCCGCTCACGGTGGTGAAGGCCGGACTGTTCGGCGCGATCAGCTCGTCCTGCTCGTATGCCGCGAGCGCGCTGGCGAAGACCCTTTTCGCCCGGGGAGCCGATTTCACCAGCGCGATGGTCTTCATGGTCGCCTCGACGAATCTCGTCGTCGAACTCGGAATCGTGCTCTGGCTGTTGATCGGGTGGAAGTTCGCGGTTGCCGAGTTCGTTGGCGGCACCATCATGATCGTCCTGCTGGCGATCCTGCTGCCGCGCGTAGTTCCCCCGGCATGGCTGGAACAGGCCCGCGCCCGGCTAAACGAAGCCGGCGCCGGCGGCCACGAACATCACGGCGAACCAGAGACGGCGACCGTCGTCCAACCCTGGCGGGCAAGGATCCGCAGCCGGGCGGGCTGGTCGGATGCCGCCGGCTACACGATCAGCGACCTAACCATGCTCCGCAGGGAACTCTTCGTGGGGTTCCTGGTGGCCGGGTTCCTCGCCACACTGGTACCCAACCACGTCTGGCAGTCCCTGTTCCTCACCGGGCATGGCATCGGCTCGAGCGCCGAAAACGTCGTCCTCGGACCGTTCCTGGCGATCATCAGCTTCGTCTGCTCGATCGGGAACGTCCCGTTGGCGGCGGCACTGTGGAAGGGCGGGATCAGTTTCGGTGGCGTGGTGAGCTTCGTGTTCGCCGATCTGATCAGCCTGCCGCTGCTCCTCATCTACCGCAGGTACTACGGCAGCCGACTCACCCTGCGCGTGCTCGCCGCCTTCTGGCTGGTGATGAGCGTCGCCGGGCTGGCCACGGAATACCTGTTCAAGGCGATCCGGATCGCGCCGAGCGTGCACCCGAAAGCGATCGTCGACACCGCCTTCCACTGGGATTACACGACGATCCTGGACATCATCGCGCTGGCCGCCTTCGCCGGGATCTACTGGTTGTACCGGCATCGGGACAGCGCCGGGGGGAGCTACGCCAAAGATGTCGTCTGTGGCATGCAGGTAGAGACCGTGCATGCCCCCGCGCGGACCAGCCACTCCGGCAAGCTGTTTCTGTTCTGCTCCGATCGCTGCCGCGACCGATTCACCGCCAACCCGGACCGCTATGCGGCTGGCACCGCGGCCGGGCCGATGACTGATCCGGGGACCACCATCGACCCGGTGTGCGGCATGCACCTTGA
- the mptB gene encoding polyprenol phosphomannose-dependent alpha 1,6 mannosyltransferase MptB — protein MRPLRRAPLLVLALSGALAAFAVVVGGQPPTLRKQPGTARWPFLDSHTQPGWIRNAGPVLALLGAGVLCLAWLWLLHAAHRGALSLRTASGLSITWALPLLVGPPVLSGDAYTYLAIGQLVRRGLDPYRVGVRALGASPLLQSVDPRWRGVRTPYGPLDLGVDRLAAHFSAGSVVWGVVLLRALAVLGVVLLVAASLLRSRADRVVLVVLLGANPLVLLHLIGGAHVDAMVAGLLALALLADRAGRPALAVAVAVAAGMFKAPAFLAVAVLIAHHVVQPAPNRRWLTLLRDMAAAALATAVYSLTVPDGFGWLHALATPGRAHTLDAPTNAAASLLSKLTGLAGPTALSAGRIAGALCAIAVIAFLLVTVRRRGAARTTGYALLAETAGAPVFYVWYLGLPLACLAPSAGRRTVAGLAFLSVAGSLTSLPSLGNSPVRFLVLALLAVLTLAATLLTRLGSRAP, from the coding sequence GTGCGACCCCTGCGCCGCGCGCCCCTGCTGGTCCTCGCCTTGTCCGGCGCCTTGGCGGCCTTTGCCGTCGTCGTGGGCGGCCAACCGCCGACGTTGCGCAAGCAACCTGGGACGGCTCGATGGCCGTTCCTCGATTCGCACACCCAGCCAGGGTGGATCCGCAACGCCGGCCCGGTACTGGCCCTGCTCGGGGCCGGTGTCCTCTGCCTTGCCTGGCTCTGGCTGCTCCACGCGGCGCATCGCGGGGCGCTTTCGCTGCGCACGGCGTCGGGCCTGTCCATCACCTGGGCGCTCCCGCTGCTGGTGGGTCCACCGGTGCTTTCGGGTGACGCCTACACCTACCTTGCCATCGGCCAGCTTGTTCGGCGCGGACTCGATCCGTACCGGGTGGGCGTGCGGGCACTCGGCGCCAGCCCCTTGCTCCAAAGCGTGGACCCCCGGTGGCGGGGGGTCCGCACTCCGTACGGGCCCCTGGATCTCGGGGTCGACCGGCTGGCCGCTCACTTCAGCGCAGGCTCGGTTGTCTGGGGGGTCGTGCTTCTGCGGGCGCTCGCCGTCCTCGGCGTCGTGCTTCTCGTGGCAGCCAGCCTGCTTCGATCCCGGGCCGACCGGGTAGTCCTGGTCGTTCTGCTCGGGGCCAACCCGCTGGTCCTGCTCCACCTGATCGGTGGCGCACATGTCGACGCGATGGTGGCCGGCCTGCTGGCCCTCGCGCTCCTCGCCGACCGCGCGGGCCGGCCGGCGCTGGCCGTCGCGGTGGCCGTGGCAGCAGGCATGTTCAAGGCGCCGGCCTTCCTCGCCGTCGCCGTGCTGATTGCCCACCATGTCGTTCAGCCTGCCCCGAATCGACGATGGTTGACCCTCCTGCGAGACATGGCCGCCGCTGCGCTGGCGACCGCGGTCTACTCGCTCACCGTCCCGGACGGATTCGGCTGGCTGCACGCGCTGGCCACGCCCGGCCGCGCACATACCCTTGATGCCCCCACTAACGCTGCGGCCAGCCTGCTGTCCAAGCTGACCGGGTTGGCGGGGCCGACCGCCCTTTCCGCCGGCCGAATCGCGGGAGCCCTCTGCGCCATCGCGGTGATCGCCTTCCTCCTGGTCACCGTTCGCCGACGCGGTGCCGCTCGAACGACCGGATATGCGCTGCTCGCCGAGACGGCAGGTGCCCCGGTCTTCTACGTCTGGTATCTGGGCCTACCGCTCGCCTGCCTGGCCCCAAGCGCCGGTCGTCGGACTGTCGCGGGACTGGCCTTCCTCAGCGTCGCGGGGTCGCTCACTTCGCTCCCGAGTCTTGGCAACTCACCGGTTCGCTTTCTGGTACTCGCCCTGCTGGCCGTGCTCACGCTCGCGGCCACCCTGCTCACCCGTCTCGGGTCCCGGGCGCCTTGA
- a CDS encoding ATP-binding cassette domain-containing protein: MSVELELRDVRAGYGQVEVLHGVTLAFPHGGLTALLGPNGAGKTTTMSVICGLVNIRSGELEWAGHDIAQLSTYQRARAGMLLVPERRGIFYQLSVRENLEVFSAGTDEQGNFDTALAAFPVLGERLHQRAGSLSGGEQQMLALSRALLRRPRLLLLDEISLGLAPRVTAQLFQVVAEIARTDTTVVLVEQYLAAALRVADVVYVLARGEVAFAGEAAELGEGPLPGYVSA, translated from the coding sequence GTGAGCGTCGAGCTCGAGCTTCGCGATGTTCGGGCCGGTTACGGCCAGGTGGAGGTCCTGCATGGCGTGACGCTGGCGTTCCCGCATGGCGGCCTCACCGCGCTGCTCGGTCCGAACGGGGCGGGAAAGACAACGACCATGAGCGTGATCTGCGGCCTCGTCAACATCCGCAGCGGCGAGCTCGAGTGGGCGGGGCATGACATTGCGCAGCTCAGCACGTACCAGCGCGCCAGGGCCGGGATGCTGCTCGTCCCCGAGCGTCGCGGCATCTTCTATCAGCTCTCGGTCCGGGAAAACCTCGAAGTGTTCTCCGCCGGAACAGATGAGCAGGGAAACTTCGACACCGCCCTGGCGGCCTTCCCGGTACTAGGCGAACGGCTTCACCAGCGTGCCGGAAGCCTGTCCGGTGGTGAGCAGCAGATGCTCGCCCTGAGCCGGGCGCTGCTCCGTCGGCCGCGGCTGCTGCTACTCGACGAAATCTCGCTGGGCCTTGCCCCGCGGGTGACCGCCCAGCTGTTCCAGGTGGTCGCGGAGATCGCCCGCACAGATACGACCGTCGTCCTCGTAGAGCAGTACCTGGCTGCCGCGCTGCGGGTCGCGGACGTCGTGTACGTGCTCGCCCGTGGGGAGGTGGCCTTCGCCGGAGAGGCGGCCGAGCTCGGCGAGGGGCCGCTCCCTGGCTACGTGTCGGCCTGA
- a CDS encoding FAD-dependent oxidoreductase: MNPGPTFVIVGAGLAGAKAAETLRGEGFEGTIVLLGEETERPYERPPLSKGYLLGTEDKSKIYVHDAGWYAEHEVELRTGSGVAEIDRARKEVVLVDGDRVHYDRLLLATGSEPRRLPGPQIAGVHYLRRVEDSEALRAAMHGGGRCVVVGAGWIGLESAAAARHHGCLVTMIEPQPTPLHAVLGAELGTMFGELHAEHGVDLRVGTGLAEIVGSDGAVSAVVTSTGERIPADLVVVGIGIRPRTELAEAAGLAVDNGILVDAALRTSDPDIFAAGDVANAAHPTIGRRLRVEHWANALHGGPAAARSMLGHDVVYDRVPYFFSDQYDLGMEFSGWLDPGGYDEVVYRGDRKAREFIAFWLQSGRVQAGMNVNVWDVTPAIQGLIRLGRVTETTRLADPSVPLDGLAG, encoded by the coding sequence ATGAATCCGGGACCGACCTTCGTCATTGTCGGCGCCGGTCTGGCTGGTGCCAAGGCAGCGGAAACCCTGCGCGGGGAGGGCTTCGAGGGCACGATCGTCCTCCTCGGCGAGGAGACCGAGCGGCCCTACGAGCGGCCGCCCCTGTCCAAGGGATACCTGCTCGGCACCGAGGACAAGTCCAAGATCTACGTGCACGATGCCGGCTGGTACGCCGAGCACGAGGTGGAGCTGCGGACCGGTAGCGGGGTTGCCGAGATCGACCGGGCCCGCAAGGAAGTGGTCCTGGTCGACGGGGATCGCGTGCACTACGACCGGCTTCTGCTCGCGACCGGCTCCGAGCCTCGTCGGCTGCCGGGGCCGCAAATAGCCGGGGTTCATTACCTGCGCCGAGTCGAGGATTCCGAGGCGCTGCGTGCCGCGATGCACGGGGGCGGTCGCTGCGTTGTGGTCGGAGCCGGCTGGATCGGCCTCGAAAGCGCTGCCGCGGCCCGCCATCACGGCTGCCTGGTAACGATGATCGAGCCCCAGCCCACACCGTTGCACGCCGTGTTGGGGGCCGAGCTGGGCACGATGTTCGGGGAGTTGCACGCCGAGCATGGCGTCGACCTGCGCGTCGGTACCGGGCTGGCAGAGATCGTCGGCTCCGACGGCGCCGTCAGCGCTGTCGTGACATCGACCGGAGAGCGGATCCCGGCTGACCTCGTGGTAGTCGGGATCGGCATTCGGCCCCGGACCGAACTCGCCGAAGCCGCCGGACTCGCGGTCGACAATGGCATTCTCGTGGACGCCGCCCTGCGGACGAGCGATCCTGACATTTTCGCGGCGGGCGATGTCGCCAACGCCGCCCACCCCACGATCGGCCGGCGGCTCAGGGTCGAGCATTGGGCGAACGCGCTGCACGGTGGGCCGGCCGCGGCCCGCTCGATGCTCGGTCACGACGTCGTCTACGACCGGGTGCCGTACTTCTTCAGTGATCAATACGACCTGGGTATGGAATTCTCCGGCTGGCTCGACCCGGGCGGCTACGACGAGGTCGTCTACCGCGGGGACCGGAAGGCTCGCGAGTTCATCGCATTCTGGCTCCAATCTGGCCGGGTGCAAGCCGGGATGAACGTGAACGTCTGGGACGTCACGCCAGCCATTCAGGGGCTGATTCGCTTGGGGAGGGTCACGGAGACAACCCGGCTGGCCGACCCTTCGGTGCCATTGGACGGTCTCGCCGGCTGA
- a CDS encoding cytosine permease, producing MTVVDAPATRPERRLEAALTLAEPAPRALGLLDQVGLWANLGVSLLGTATAVFVLQPGGFRPLSLLAALVAVVVGTLIGSLALGLSTVPGAQTGAPAMVLLRGLFGARLSYLPTTLNVLQCIGWGVFEIVVIAQAAEQLLPWHHARVTYVVAAGVLTTMMTLRPLGSVRVLRRYAIAGVAISTTYLFVQLLRHPLPPLSRGSWSGFWISVDTVIAVSVSWVPLSSDYSRHSRSPRKAFGGAVLGYTTTQIVFYALGLVALATVVHVSSDQARLFHDMFGAFLAVPLGWLAFGVLILRELDQSFADTYSTVVSVQNVRPLADRRVLAVAVGAVATGLALALHIAAYQDFLLLIGSVFVPMFAVFVVDYFVFARGRPWDTSTSAPARWSRLAPWLGGFAVYQLINPGAVSWWVSGWTRIAGWLHFTPASWMSASLCSFFVAGALTLVIGALTGRRRVASG from the coding sequence ATGACGGTTGTCGATGCACCAGCGACCAGGCCCGAGCGGCGTCTCGAGGCGGCGCTCACGCTGGCCGAGCCCGCCCCGAGAGCACTTGGCCTGCTCGACCAAGTGGGGTTGTGGGCGAACCTCGGGGTCAGCCTGCTGGGGACTGCCACGGCGGTTTTCGTCCTGCAGCCGGGCGGCTTCCGGCCCTTGAGCCTGCTGGCCGCGCTCGTCGCCGTGGTCGTGGGCACCCTGATCGGCAGCCTGGCGCTCGGATTGTCGACGGTGCCGGGGGCGCAGACCGGGGCCCCGGCCATGGTTTTGCTGCGCGGGCTGTTCGGCGCCCGGCTCTCCTACCTACCGACGACCCTCAACGTCCTCCAGTGCATCGGCTGGGGGGTGTTCGAGATCGTGGTCATCGCCCAGGCCGCGGAGCAACTGCTGCCATGGCACCACGCGCGGGTGACCTACGTCGTGGCAGCCGGTGTGCTCACGACCATGATGACGCTGCGTCCGCTCGGCTCGGTTCGGGTTCTTCGCCGGTACGCGATCGCCGGCGTCGCGATCTCGACCACCTACCTGTTCGTCCAACTGCTGCGCCACCCCCTGCCGCCGCTGTCCCGGGGATCCTGGTCGGGGTTCTGGATCTCCGTTGACACGGTCATCGCGGTGTCGGTCTCCTGGGTGCCCCTGTCGAGCGACTACTCCCGGCACTCACGGAGCCCACGCAAGGCGTTCGGCGGGGCCGTCCTCGGTTACACGACCACGCAGATCGTCTTCTACGCGCTCGGCCTCGTTGCGCTCGCCACGGTGGTGCACGTCTCCAGTGATCAGGCGCGGCTGTTCCACGACATGTTCGGGGCCTTCCTCGCGGTGCCGCTCGGGTGGCTTGCGTTCGGCGTCCTCATCCTGCGCGAACTCGACCAGTCGTTCGCCGACACGTACTCCACGGTCGTGTCCGTGCAGAACGTGCGACCCCTGGCGGACCGGAGGGTCCTCGCCGTCGCAGTCGGGGCGGTCGCCACCGGTCTCGCACTGGCGCTGCACATCGCCGCGTACCAGGACTTCCTGCTGCTCATCGGCTCAGTATTCGTCCCGATGTTCGCGGTCTTCGTCGTGGATTACTTCGTCTTTGCCCGTGGCCGCCCCTGGGATACGTCGACGAGCGCCCCGGCCCGCTGGTCGCGGCTTGCTCCCTGGCTGGGGGGCTTCGCGGTCTACCAGCTGATCAACCCGGGCGCCGTGAGCTGGTGGGTGAGCGGCTGGACGCGGATCGCCGGCTGGCTTCATTTCACGCCGGCGTCCTGGATGAGCGCCTCCCTGTGCTCCTTCTTCGTTGCCGGCGCGTTGACTTTGGTCATCGGGGCGCTGACCGGTCGGCGCCGGGTTGCCAGTGGCTGA
- a CDS encoding DNA-formamidopyrimidine glycosylase family protein: MPELPEVEALVDFLRERTVGRRIQRIDVAAVSVLKTYDPPVSTLHGRSVTAADRHGKFLDLDAEGLHLVFHLGRAGWLRWSEALSPIPPKPGRGPIALRLHLETGAGFDLTEAGTQKRLAAYVVGAPDQVPGVARLGVDPLGPAFTVEALAGLLVGDRGQLKGVLKDQSKIAGIGNAYSDEVLHAARLSPFRPARNLRPEEVVDLHASIRTLLGEAIGRARGVAAAGLKAEKRSGMRVHGRTGEACPECGDTIREVSFADSSLQYCPACQTGGAVLADRRLSRLLK; the protein is encoded by the coding sequence ATGCCGGAACTCCCCGAGGTCGAGGCACTCGTTGATTTCCTGCGCGAGCGAACGGTCGGCCGGCGCATCCAGCGGATCGATGTCGCGGCGGTCAGCGTGCTGAAGACCTACGATCCGCCGGTCTCCACGTTGCACGGGAGGTCAGTGACGGCGGCCGACCGGCACGGCAAGTTCCTCGACCTCGACGCGGAGGGCCTGCACCTGGTGTTTCACCTCGGCAGAGCCGGTTGGCTGCGCTGGTCCGAAGCGCTGAGCCCGATTCCCCCGAAGCCCGGTAGGGGTCCGATCGCGCTACGTCTGCACCTGGAAACGGGGGCTGGGTTCGATCTCACGGAAGCGGGGACCCAGAAGCGGCTGGCCGCGTACGTTGTCGGCGCACCCGACCAGGTTCCGGGCGTGGCCCGCCTGGGCGTCGATCCGCTTGGTCCAGCGTTCACCGTCGAGGCGCTGGCCGGGCTGCTGGTCGGGGACCGAGGGCAGCTCAAAGGTGTTCTGAAGGATCAGTCCAAGATAGCCGGGATCGGCAACGCCTACTCCGACGAGGTTCTGCACGCCGCGCGCCTGTCGCCGTTCAGACCTGCCCGCAACCTCCGTCCCGAAGAGGTCGTCGATCTGCATGCATCGATCCGAACCCTGCTGGGCGAGGCGATCGGCCGGGCCAGGGGGGTGGCGGCGGCTGGGCTGAAGGCCGAGAAGCGCAGTGGCATGCGGGTTCACGGGCGGACCGGCGAGGCCTGCCCGGAGTGTGGAGACACGATCCGCGAGGTCTCATTCGCCGATTCGAGCCTCCAGTACTGCCCGGCCTGCCAGACGGGCGGCGCCGTCCTCGCCGACCGCCGGTTGTCGCGGCTGCTCAAGTAG
- a CDS encoding ABC transporter substrate-binding protein produces MNPRGRQAGLVLATAAALFVAGCGTRLSDNAFPELRGAGTGPNGAVPGAGSTANPNVGSSGTVPSGAAGGGSGVASNSSGQGPATGSLPSGSKPLAGGQGNFASDTGVTANSIQVGIIDSQTNAFDPRAFVPMAYGAEAFFDNLDQHGGVHGRLVHVDYCDDQGQGPDNVTCVDRLIKTDHVFALDASAVLSYNGAPDVQSAGVPDIAGQPIDVAYDTYSDLFSFYGSQYPRNNTKPGVNGYDYGGTEVYRYFEERFPSTPKVAAVVFYNQSDSQRFGGSIESGLKAEGYKVYAEEINFALPDYNSAALDMKNNGVQYVYDTLDRGGNESMCRAMDQNQLYVQAKVTTDQNWVASVASDYSDAPHCRNSLYAYSDTVNYDDVANPAVAAFRTAVHRYHFDGPSQLSEWELEGWAAAQWFTDGAATCGADLTRTCLLHYMRSIPSSGYSGRGLLDPGDRDFIPWRSAPPSTVHNCIGIARWQDGANGGSGGWLTQPLVGSDHENGYSCFQVHNIPYPAT; encoded by the coding sequence ATGAACCCCCGGGGGCGCCAGGCCGGCCTGGTCCTCGCCACGGCTGCGGCCCTGTTCGTCGCCGGCTGCGGTACCAGGCTCTCGGACAATGCCTTCCCGGAACTGCGCGGAGCGGGCACTGGACCGAACGGTGCGGTTCCGGGCGCCGGTTCGACGGCGAACCCCAACGTCGGCAGCTCGGGCACCGTGCCGAGCGGGGCGGCCGGTGGTGGATCCGGTGTTGCGAGCAACTCCTCCGGGCAGGGGCCGGCTACCGGATCGCTGCCGTCGGGCAGCAAGCCGCTGGCGGGCGGCCAGGGCAACTTTGCCTCGGACACCGGGGTCACTGCGAATTCGATCCAGGTCGGCATCATCGACAGCCAGACCAACGCCTTCGACCCACGGGCGTTCGTGCCCATGGCCTACGGGGCGGAGGCGTTCTTCGACAACCTCGACCAGCACGGAGGCGTCCACGGCCGGCTGGTGCACGTCGACTACTGCGACGACCAGGGCCAGGGCCCGGACAACGTCACCTGCGTCGACCGGCTGATCAAGACAGACCACGTGTTCGCGCTAGACGCCAGCGCGGTGCTGTCCTACAACGGTGCGCCCGACGTCCAGTCCGCGGGGGTCCCGGACATCGCCGGGCAGCCGATCGACGTCGCCTACGACACCTACAGCGACCTTTTCTCCTTCTACGGCAGCCAGTATCCGCGCAACAACACCAAGCCGGGTGTGAACGGATACGACTATGGCGGGACGGAGGTCTACCGCTACTTCGAGGAGCGTTTTCCGAGCACGCCCAAAGTCGCGGCTGTGGTCTTCTACAACCAGTCCGACTCTCAGCGCTTCGGCGGCAGCATCGAGAGCGGGCTCAAGGCCGAGGGTTACAAGGTGTACGCCGAGGAGATCAATTTCGCCCTCCCGGACTACAACTCGGCTGCTCTTGACATGAAGAACAACGGCGTCCAGTACGTGTACGACACCCTCGACCGCGGGGGCAACGAGAGTATGTGCCGGGCGATGGACCAGAACCAGCTCTATGTGCAGGCCAAGGTCACCACCGACCAGAACTGGGTCGCTTCGGTGGCGAGCGACTACAGTGACGCGCCGCACTGCAGAAACTCCCTGTACGCATACAGCGACACGGTCAACTACGACGACGTGGCGAATCCCGCGGTAGCCGCCTTCCGGACCGCTGTGCACCGCTACCATTTCGACGGCCCGAGCCAGCTCTCCGAATGGGAGCTCGAGGGATGGGCCGCCGCCCAGTGGTTCACGGACGGGGCCGCTACCTGCGGCGCTGACCTGACCCGGACCTGCCTCCTGCACTACATGCGTTCCATCCCGTCATCCGGGTACTCGGGCCGCGGCCTCCTGGACCCAGGCGACCGGGATTTCATCCCCTGGCGATCTGCCCCGCCCAGTACGGTGCACAACTGCATCGGCATCGCCCGTTGGCAGGACGGTGCCAACGGGGGGTCCGGCGGCTGGCTAACCCAGCCACTCGTCGGCAGCGACCACGAGAACGGCTACAGCTGCTTCCAGGTGCACAACATCCCGTACCCGGCGACCTGA
- a CDS encoding ABC transporter ATP-binding protein — protein sequence MTTGARLEGRGLSRRYGGLTAVDNVDITAEPNRITALIGPNGAGKTTLFACLTGVEQPDTGHVLLDGIDITGLSNDARARRGVGRTFQRLEVFPTMTVADNLLVGAESRRSGSIVRGVLGLAEPARQSDARMVTDVLRLLRLADVAGALAGTLPTGTLRLVELGRALCHDPRVLLLDEPASGLDSHETEELQSVLRGIAAAGVSVLIVEHDVGLVFGVADEVYAMAEGRLIAHGSPAQVRSHPEVRSVYLDPVGVG from the coding sequence ATGACCACCGGCGCTCGGCTCGAAGGGCGTGGGCTCTCTCGCCGCTACGGGGGGCTGACCGCGGTCGACAACGTCGACATCACCGCTGAGCCCAATCGGATAACCGCGCTGATCGGACCCAATGGCGCCGGCAAGACCACCCTGTTCGCCTGTCTCACGGGGGTGGAGCAGCCCGACACCGGTCACGTGCTGCTCGACGGCATCGACATCACGGGTCTGTCCAACGACGCGCGGGCGAGGCGTGGGGTGGGGCGAACATTCCAACGGCTGGAGGTCTTCCCGACGATGACCGTGGCCGACAACCTCCTGGTCGGCGCCGAGAGCCGCCGTTCGGGGTCGATCGTGCGAGGCGTGCTCGGGCTCGCGGAGCCGGCGCGACAATCCGATGCCCGGATGGTCACGGATGTTCTACGGCTACTCCGGCTTGCCGACGTCGCCGGGGCGCTGGCCGGGACGCTGCCGACCGGCACGCTGCGGCTCGTCGAGCTCGGGCGTGCGCTCTGCCATGATCCACGGGTCCTCCTGCTCGATGAGCCAGCGAGCGGCCTCGACTCCCACGAAACCGAGGAGCTGCAGAGCGTTCTCCGGGGGATCGCCGCGGCCGGAGTCAGCGTCCTGATCGTCGAACACGACGTCGGTCTGGTCTTCGGCGTCGCCGACGAGGTTTACGCAATGGCTGAAGGTCGGCTGATCGCCCACGGGAGCCCGGCGCAGGTGCGCTCCCACCCAGAAGTCCGATCCGTCTACCTCGACCCGGTGGGGGTCGGGTGA
- a CDS encoding metal-sensitive transcriptional regulator has product MTDRGYSKDRDAVVKRLRRIEGQVRGLQRMVEEDAYCIDVLTQVSAATKALQAVALGLLDEHLEHCVARAVAAGGPGATEKIREASAAIERLVRS; this is encoded by the coding sequence ATGACGGACCGTGGCTACAGCAAGGACCGGGACGCGGTCGTGAAACGGTTGCGCCGAATCGAGGGCCAGGTTCGCGGGCTTCAACGGATGGTCGAAGAGGATGCGTACTGCATCGACGTGCTGACCCAGGTCTCCGCCGCTACGAAGGCGCTTCAGGCGGTGGCCCTGGGCCTGCTCGACGAACACCTGGAGCACTGTGTCGCCCGCGCGGTAGCGGCGGGGGGTCCCGGCGCGACGGAGAAGATCCGAGAGGCATCCGCCGCGATCGAGCGGCTGGTCAGGTCATGA